One window from the genome of [Clostridium] celerecrescens 18A encodes:
- a CDS encoding MurR/RpiR family transcriptional regulator: MQENISVSGVLCSSYDSFFEAEKKIADYILAHKSEIIDLTVAELALASGTSDATVSRFCRRCGFNGFHHLKINLAKEVAEERGNSIEVSNDISRDSIAQSLQNILANKVAELTQTISMMDPEELERILSVIEHARTVQLVAVGNTIPVALDGSFKFNQLGIPAVSGTIWETQMAYTCNLKEEDAIIIISNSGFSKRLMTLVAVAKENHTPTIAITNNSSSPLGHACDYHITTATREKLLLGEFCFSRVSATTVIEILYLFLSVSKKDSHDRIRRHEIAISDDKK, encoded by the coding sequence ATGCAGGAAAATATTAGCGTATCCGGTGTTCTCTGCTCATCCTATGATTCGTTTTTTGAAGCGGAAAAAAAGATTGCGGATTATATTCTGGCACATAAAAGTGAAATAATCGATTTGACAGTAGCGGAACTGGCTCTGGCAAGCGGAACAAGCGATGCCACTGTATCCAGATTCTGCAGAAGGTGCGGATTTAACGGTTTTCATCACTTAAAGATCAATCTGGCAAAAGAGGTGGCAGAGGAAAGAGGAAATTCCATTGAAGTTTCTAATGACATCAGCCGGGACAGCATTGCTCAGTCCCTTCAGAATATATTGGCCAATAAGGTAGCGGAACTGACCCAGACCATATCCATGATGGATCCGGAAGAGTTAGAACGGATTTTGTCTGTGATAGAACATGCCAGAACCGTGCAGCTGGTTGCCGTGGGAAATACCATACCGGTTGCTCTTGATGGCTCCTTTAAATTCAATCAACTGGGAATTCCGGCCGTATCCGGTACCATTTGGGAGACACAGATGGCTTATACCTGCAATCTTAAGGAAGAGGATGCGATCATCATCATATCCAATTCTGGCTTTTCCAAGCGCTTAATGACTCTGGTAGCAGTTGCAAAGGAAAACCATACGCCAACCATTGCCATTACGAATAATTCGTCCTCCCCTCTTGGACATGCCTGTGATTATCACATTACGACAGCCACCAGAGAAAAGCTTCTTCTAGGAGAATTCTGTTTTTCCAGAGTGTCGGCTACGACAGTGATTGAAATATTGTATCTGTTTTTGTCTGTCAGCAAAAAAGATTCCCATGACCGTATCAGGCGTCATGAAATCGCTATTTCCGATGATAAAAAATAA
- a CDS encoding PTS sugar transporter subunit IIA — protein sequence MTAFLLVSHGTYSKAMLETAEMILGPQSQVAAVGLAPSQSPDDLKTEIRRSIESLRGPDLLILTDVSSGTPANTIMALSQEYSFRHLTGINLPLLIEALISRQFVPIGDLASTLMQNAASTFIDVDEMMYGKQEADDSSIGF from the coding sequence ATGACAGCTTTTTTACTTGTATCACATGGTACCTACTCCAAAGCGATGTTAGAAACAGCGGAAATGATCCTGGGTCCCCAGTCCCAGGTAGCCGCAGTGGGGCTTGCCCCTTCCCAAAGCCCAGACGATTTAAAGACTGAAATCCGCAGGTCAATTGAGAGCTTAAGAGGCCCCGATCTGCTGATCCTCACCGATGTCTCCTCCGGAACTCCAGCAAACACCATTATGGCGTTATCCCAGGAATATAGTTTTCGTCATTTGACAGGCATCAATCTTCCACTGCTTATTGAAGCCTTAATCAGCCGCCAGTTCGTACCCATTGGAGATCTGGCTTCCACATTAATGCAGAATGCAGCCTCTACCTTTATAGATGTAGATGAGATGATGTACGGTAAGCAGGAGGCAGACGATTCCTCAATTGGGTTCTGA